The region CGGATACGATTTCGCTGTTCCTTTCGCGCCGGGCCGTGGCGATGCGACCGACGACATGACGGATGCAGCTTCCTTTGAGGTTCTAGAGCCGCTCGCTGATGGTTTCCGGAACTGGCAAAAGGCTGACTATGTGGTCAGTCCGGAAGAACTTTTGCTCGACCGCGCTCAGCTGATGGGCCTCACGGGTCCGGAAATGACGGTTCTGCTGGGTGGTCTGCGTGTTCTTGGTACCAACCATGGTGGTTCGAAGCATGGCGTCTTCACAGATGAGGTTGGCGTTCTCAGCAATGACTTCTTCATCCACCTGACAGACATGGATCTGTCCTGGAAGCCGGCAAGCAAGACAACCTATGATATCTGTGACCGCAAGTCGGGGGATGTCAAATTCACTGCAACCCGTGCCGACTTGGTGTTCGGATCCAACTCGATCCTTCGCGCTTACGCAGAAGTCTACGCGCAGGACGATGCCAGCGAAAAGTTCGTCGAAGACTTCGTGGCAGCCTGGGTGAAGGTTATGAACGCAGATCGTTTCGATCTGGCCTGATCGGAACCTGCATGGCCGCATGCGATATTGGCCAACGCGAGGCCAGACATGATACCAATGAGGGCGGCCTTCACGGGCCGTCCTTTTTTGTCTCAGCCGATGGAAATCAGAGATCCGTTGAGCGTCGATCTGGATGACTGCGCTGTTTATGCCAGCCGACGGTCGCCTCTGGCACCGAGTCATTGCTCGGAAAATAGGGCTTGATGTCGATCAGCGGCGTGCCGTCAAGACAATCAAGACCGCGGACCTTGAGCGTGCAGCCGTTGACAGAGATGAGTTCAACCACGGAGAGGGAGACGGGATTGGGCCGCACTGGTGATCGCAGAGCGAAGCATCCGTGGGTAACGCTGTCGAAGGCGGGCGCCTGTATGATGATGTCGCGCCTCGCTTCATGCATCCAGTAGAGGATGATTAGGTGCGAACAGCTTTCGACAGACTTGAGGCCGTCCTGATAACGCGGGTCGAGATGGACTGTGCAGGTGTCCTGCGCCTGCGTGCCGCTTTTGGGGCAGGCATGATGGTCCTGCCAGAGCGTTGTGATATGGCCAATGAAGACCAGGCCAGCATCGGCGGGCATGTCTTCCGGATCTTGGGCAAGGGTCTTTTCGCCGGCTCTGGCGGAATCTGGCATGATTTGACCTTTTTCAAGTTGGCATTGAATTGAGTTCCTTTGTCAGGCTTCGCGCAAGCCTGCTGAGTGAAACAAAGAGAAACAAAAAAAATGCTTCGGAAATATAACAATGAAATTCGCTGATTGGTTGGGGTAAAATTCCTTATTCTTGTTTTTGAATCAGTAGGTTACGGGTAAATTTGTCAATGCTGATAGAATTGTTGTCAAATTTTAGCAAAAGACAAATTTATTTCTCCCCTTTCCGTTTTTTCCTTCTTCAAAACTCATCTTCATGTTCGCCTGACGGAAACTTCTCAATCAGGTAATGCAGCATGACACAGGCGTTGAAAACCGAACTGGTGAATTTCCAGGAACTGGATGGCGGGGCAGACAGCTCTCGCAGCGCGGAACTGGCCCGGCATGTGGCAAGCCTGTTTGCCTACACCTCGGATCGCTGCACAGCGGAACAGGTCGACATCTACGACAGTGTCCTGTTGCGATTGATCAGTATGGTCGAGGTCGAAGTCCGCAGCTTCGTGGCTGAACAGATGGCTGGCCTGCGGCGGGGGCCGGAAGGGACCATCCGCAAGCTCGCCGAAGACGAAATCGTGATCGCTGAGTCCATTTTGCGGTGTTCAACGGTTCTTCGTGATGCGGATCTTGTAAGTATCGCAGAGAATAAAGGCGATAGTCATCGCCTTGCTATTGCGAAACGTGAAGTTCTTTCCGAAGCCGTGACTGAAGTTCTGGTGGACCGCGGCGACGTTCATGTGAAGCGTCAGGTGGCGGGCAATTCCGGGGCGACGTTCTCGGATCGCACCTTGATGAAGCTGATCGGCGACTCCACCGCTGACGCAACCATTCAAATGTCGCTGAGTGAACGAGCAGATCTGGCCGAGCACCACATCAAGCAACTTGTGCGCGTTGCATGCGAAGAGGTTCGCAAGGCGCTCGTGAAGCGCGGCGAAATCGCCGATGCCGCAAGGCTGCCGGAAGCCGCTGACATTGCTGCCCAGCGGATGACCAACGAGTACTGGCTTGCCCGCTATGACTTCGAGACGGCTCGCAACCGGGTCCTGCTCCTGGCAAAACGAGGCATGGTCACAGAAGCCACTTTGCGTCGCTTCGCCATCGAAGACCGCTTCCCTGAATCGGTTGCAGCCTTTGCCTGGATGGTCCGTTGCGGGGTTGAAGAGGTCAGCCACTGGATGGTCCGCGCAGATCCGGAACCATTTCTGATCATCGCCAAGGCGAGTGGCCTGTCCTCTATTACGGTCAATTCCCTGCTCTCAATCGGCCCATGGCGCCATCGGCTGACACCGGAGATACGTGCAACATCCATGAGAACCTTTGACCGGATGAGTGTCGGTGAAGCCGAGCGCCGGATGGCGCATTGGGGGAATATCATGCTGAACTAGTGTTCGGCCTATCCCTTTGTCTTTGCTCAAGTTGTGCATTGGCGGCGGTTCGGTAAACGGACCGCCGTTTTGTTTTGGCTGGACGTCATCAACCTGAAACCTTAGACAAATCAGAATGCCGGGCGTCAAAAGGGGACGGAAATGACTGCAAGAACGGAGATGTTGCATCGCGCGATGCTAGAGACTCCATTACGCGTAATGGGGCTTTTTATCCTTCTGGTCGCTGGAGTTTTTTGGCTTGGGCTCCTGTCTTCCAATGCCGATGCCCAAGGCGCTATCGGTATCCTCACGGAATTCTCGCAGGACAAGACTGAAACTTCGACCGCCCCTGAGGAAGCTGCTGACGCTGATACGGCTGTCGCGGCAGAAACCCGGTCGATGGACTTTTATGTGGCGCGGGCCATGAAGGCGCGAGATGTCGTCAAGCAGATCCTTCAAAGTGCGCCGGACCTTCATGAAACCATGGGCGCGACGCTTCGCTCCAAGGGTGGGCATGGCGATATGGGCTGGCTCTGGGCAACACTGCCTGGTGCTGGGTTGGCTCTCCTGCTGGGCCTGGCGTGCTATCGTCTTGTGCTCATGTGGGGCCGTAAACACTTTGCGCACCGCTACTTTGAGGGTGTTCAACCACGGGCGGACAGGATCAGTTATCTGTTCCTGCGCGCGCTCCTCATGTTGGCCGGACTCGTTGTCTTTGCCGGTGTTTCTGGCATGATCCTTCTGTTTTTGAATACGAGTGGACCTGCGAGCGCGCATCAGACGGCAGTTGTCATTCTAAGCGTGACAACACTGTTCTTGGGATTGCGGATTGTGTTTCTCAATCTGCTGGTGCCCAACGTACCAAGTCATCGCGCCTTCGCTCTTTCCGATGCAGACGCGCGTGGCCTGTACCTGAGCCTGATCGCAGGAACTGCTGTTTCAGCTGTAGCCCTCGCCCTTTGCACATGGATGGACAAGCTGGGTCTGCCTAAGGATGCGCACAAGCTCGCTCTGATTGCTTCAGCGTTATTGTCCTGTCTGATCCTTTCATCCATCGCAGTTGCTTACAGGAAAGCTATCGGTGCGCTGATCCGCGGAGAGGCGGGTGATGCCGCTGACTTGTGGCGCCGTGTGCTGTCCAAGTCCTGGCATTTGATCGCTGTGGTCTATTTTCTGGCTGCCTGGGCCATCTCGTCGATCCGCATCCTTCTGGATCTCCCTGACGCAACCGGACTTGTGGTTGCGCCGCTCCAGGCCTTGCTTATGGCAATCATCGCCTATGGCCTGCTAGTGTTGCTGATCGACCGCGTGCTGCTGCCGCGTCTCGATACCGCAGAGGTTCAAGCCACGATTGTGGCTGATATCGAACGGGCGGAAGCCACGGAAGGCGAGGGCGACTTGGACCCGCAGGCTGCGCTGTCTCAGGCTGAGGCAGAAGCTGCCGATCTTGAGGCGCATCGCTCACCTTACCGCCATTTGCTTGATCATGGTGCATCCATTCTCTCCTGCTTTGGCGGTCTCGTGATCCTTGCCCGTCTTTGGGGCGTGTCGATTACCGATGGATCGACCTATGTCGGCGGCACGATCGAAATCCTGCTGATCATCTTCCTCGGCTATATGGCCTACAAGGCGGTCGAGGTGGCGATTGACCGGCGTATTGCCAAGGAGGGGCCTAGCGAGGAAAAAGACGAAGAAGCTGAAGTTGGGGGCGCGGGCGAAAGCCGCATTGCGACCCTTCTACCTATCTTCCGCAACTTTCTTCTGATCACTATTGTGGCCATTGCGGCGATGGTGGTCCTGTCCGAACTGGGTGTGAATATCGCTCCGCTCTTTGCAGGCGCCGGTGTGGTTGGTCTGGCTATTGGCTTTGGCGCACAGACACTTATTCGGGATATCTTTTCGGGTGCTTTCTATCTGCTCGACGATGCCTTCCGGAGAGGGGAATACATTGACATCGGCAGCGCCAAAGGCGTTGTTGAACGGATTTCCATCCGCTCAATGCAGCTGCGGCATCACCGCGGTGCCCTGACAACCATCCCCTTTGGCGAAATCCAGCATGTGGAGAATTTCTCCCGCGATTGGGCCATGATGAAGTTGGCATTCCGTGTGACCTACGACACGGACGTGGACAAGATGCGCAAGATCATCAAGAAGTTCGGGCAGGAGCTTCTCGACGATGAATACTATGGTCCGATGTTCCTGCAGCCGCTGAAGTCGCAGGGTATTCTGGCCATGGAAGATTCTGCGATGATCGCGCGGGTCAAATTCATGACCAAACCTGGCAAACAATTCGAATTGCGTAAGGTCGTCTATGCCGGACTTCAGGATCTCTTTGAAAAGAACGGGATCAAGTTCGCGCATAAGCAAGTTACTGTCCGGGTAGCCGGAGGGGACGAAAAGGAAGACGAGGAGAGTGGAGGCGCGCCTAGTGCGGCAGTCAGGGCAGCAGCTGCAGGCGCCGCTGCCGGGATGTTGGATGAGACGGACCTTGGCGGCGATGATTCAGCCGATCAGCTCTAAACCTGTAACTTTCGCGTAGATAGCAAACCGTCGCCTGGGTGCTGCCAGGCGGCGGTTTTTTATTGCTAGCCCTGCCAGAAAGGCTTTGCGAGTTCACGGCGCAGGCTTTCACGATCATAGCCGGCGTCCTTCAGGACGCTGTCTGGCTGCCCCTTGAGTTCGCGTTCCAGTTTTCTTCGGCTTTGCCAGCGTTGATGCCAAAGGGCCAAACGCGACCTAGTGGTTGGGGCACCACCAGCTTCCCTGGTGTCTTCTGGGTTGCCGGTTGTGTGAGAAAAAGTTGACGGGTTGTCACTGCTGGCGACAAGCGTCAGGTGAGTTTGTGATTGGGGCCGAGCTTGCTTGAAGCTCATATTTCTATCTGTTTTTATAGCTGTGAGTTGCATTTTCTTTTCCTCTCTGCACGTATCATGTCAGGAGAGCAGGTTTTTCAAAACCGAATTAATCTCGCCAATATGTGAGGAAAACGAACCGATGGGTCGCAGACTCCTACCGCCACTATCTGCTTTGCCTGCCTTTGAGGCCGTCGCGCGGCTTGGCTCGATGAAAGCCGCGGCTGACGAATTGGGCCGGACCCATGGCGCGGTCAGCAAGCAGGTGGCGCATCTGTCGGAGGACCTCGGCATTCCGCTCTTCGCCAAGGAGGGGGTTGGTGTCGTTCTCACCCAGGAAGGACGAGACTTCGCGGCCACTGTTGCTGACATCCTTGATACATTGGCCGAGAGTCGCTCGCGGTTTCAGCGACGAGCAGATGATGCGGTCATTGAGATTGGCATCAGTGCGACCTATGCGATGCGCTGGCTGATGCCGCGCATGCCGGATCTCTATCAGTCCGTGCCCGGCATCGAACTGAGCTTTCGCATGACTGGGCGCGAACAGGTTCCCAATCGCGAGCTTGACCTGATCCTGACCTGGGACCGGTTGAACTGGTCGGATGGGTTTTACGAGGACCCTCATATACGTACGCTAGGCGAGGTGTCTTTCGGTCTTGTGCATGCGCCTGCGGTGGTGCTTGAAAAGACATCGACCGGGTATCGCTGCGACACGCGTTTTCTCCAGGAGATCGCGCCGCACACCTGGGCGGGCTGGGAGGAAATAACGGGCATTCGCGTCTCGGCTGAGCACGACCAGGCCTTTCCGCATCTTTTCCTTGCGATCGAGGCGGCGGTGGCCGGCCTTGGGGTTGCTCTTGTGGAGAAGCGGTTGGTGACGGAGGAACTGACCTCGGGACGCCTTGTCGCTCCTTTCGGGTTCCATCGTATCGAGCGTGGGTTTGGTGCGATCATAACAGGCCGAGGCCGGGATCGCGGCAAGGTTCAGGCGCTTTTGGACTGGCTTGAGCGTCAAGACTGAGCATGTTTTAGGTGCGCCTAACCTTTTCTAGAGCCTTTCCTGCTCAAATTATCTCGTGCTGCGCTCCGGCGAGGTCGCTGCTTTTCCGCGTGCCTTGTGATGAGCGTGGGCCATTGTTCCTGATACATGCCCTTGAATTGAGTGAATTTATCGTATAAAGATATCTTTATATCAAAATTCGACTTAGCAGACTTGGATGGCTTGATGATCGATCAGGACACTTTATCGGTTGAGGCGACGCTGGGTTCGCTGCGTGCTGTGGGCGAGGCGACGCGCCTGCGCCTTGTTGCTTTGCTCGGGCAAAGTGAGTTGACCGTCAAGGACGCGACCGCGATCCTCGGTCAAAGCCAGCCTCGCATCTCCCGACATCTGAAATTGCTGGCGGAAGCCGGTCTGATCCTGCGGTTTCCGGAAGGTTCCTGGGTCTACTATCGGCTGGCGGACGGACCTGCAGCGGATTTTGCCCGCGATCTGGTCAAGAGGATATCGGCGAGCGACCCGGTATTGACCGCAGACCGGGAGCGCTTCCAGGCGATCCGCAAGGCGAAGGCAGAAGAGGCAGCGGCCTATTTCGCGGCGAAAGCCGCGACCTGGGATACGGAGCGTTCTCTTCATGCAGCTGACAGCGACGTCGAACAGGCGCTTCTGGCGGCGCTCGGCGAGCGCCCATTCCAGAGCTTTCTGGATTTGGGAACCGGGACAGGGCGGCTGCTGGAGCTGCTTTCCGACCGCTATGTCTCGGCGCTTGGAATTGATGCTTCCCATGACATGCTCTCCGTAGCCCGGGCCAATCTGGCGCGCATCGGTCTGAGCAATGCTCAGGTTCGTCATGGCGATATCTATGCACTGAATGTTCCGCCGCGGTCGTTTGACGTTGTGGCGATCCATCAGGTGCTGCACTTCCTTGACGACCCGGCGCGTGCGCTTGCGGAGGCGGCAAGAGCGCTGCGGCCTGGTGGCCGGCTGCTGATCATCGACTTTGCGCCGCATGAACTTGAGTTCCTGCGGGAAACCCATGCGCATCGACGTCTTGGCTTTGGTCATGACCAGATGAAGCGTTGGCTGGAAGCTCTGGATCTGGAGATGGATCAAGTCACCGACCTGGCCCCCCAGTCCGACGAAAACACCAATTTGACTGTGACACTGTGGCTTGCCCGGGATCCGCGTATCGTGACGGACCTGCCGGTGGCCGACCCGACCCGAGAGGTTGCCTGAGCATGACACGTACATTGACCAAACGGCGTTCGCGCCAGGCGAGCGTCGCGCCGATCACTGCGTCTTTCGAGTTCTTTCCGCCCAAGAGCGAAAAGATGGCCGAGTCGCTCTGGACGACCGTTGAGCGTCTTGCGCCGCTTGCGCCGTCCTTCGTTTCCGTGACCTATGGCGCGGGTGGATCGACGCGGGAAAGGACTCATAAGACTGTCGAGCGCATTTTGAATGAAACGGACGTCCTGCCGGCGGCGCACCTGACTTGCGTCGGTGCCTCCAAGGCCGAGGTCGACGCCATCATTCAGGATTACTGGGACATGGGCGTGCGCCATCTGGTTGGTCTGCGCGGCGATCCGCTTGAGGGCATTGGTGCAATCTATCGTCCGCATCCGGAAGGTTACGCCTATGCGTCTGATTTGGTCGCGGGGATCAAGTCGATTGGTGACTTTGATGTGTCCGTGTCCGGTTACCCGGAGCGCCATCCGGAAAGTGCGGGCTGGGACGTTGAAATCGACAATCTGAAGCGCAAGGTGGATGCAGGTGCAGACCGGATTATCACCCAGTATTTCTTCGACAATGATCTGTTCGAGGCCTATCTGGAGCGGATCGCGAAGGCTGGCATCAGCATCCCGGTCATTCCTGGAATCGTGCCGATCCACAATTTTGAGCAGACGATGGTGTTCTCTGCCAAATGCGGAACATCGATCCCTGACTGGCTGGCACGGCGCTTTGCCGGTCTGCAGGACGACCCCGACACGCGCAAGCTCGTGGGAGCTGCCGTGGCTTGCGAACAGGTCATGGACCTCGTCGACCGGGGTGTCTCCGACTTCCATTTCTACACCATGAACCGCGCCGATCTGACGTATGCGATCTGCCACATGCTCGGCATGAGCAATCATGCTCCTGAACAACAGGCCGCCTGATCGGACCGGAAGGGTAATCTTGTGAAAAAAACTGACGTGTTTGATCGCCTGACCGAGGCAGCAGCTTCTCGTATTCTGGTCCTCGACGGGGCCATGGGCACCGAGATCCAGCAGTTGAAATTCGACGAAGCAGCCTATCGCGGAGCCCGCTTTGCCGACTGGCAATCGGATGTGAAGGGCAACAATGACCTGCTGAGCCTGACCCAGCCAGATGCAATCCGGCAGATCCACGTTGACTACCTCAACGCGGGCGCAGATATCGTTGCGACCAACACGTTCTCTTCAACCACCATCGCCCAAGCCGACTATGGCATGGAAGAGCTGGCCTATGAGCTGAACGAGGTCAGTGCGCGGCTCGCACGCGAGGCTTGCGATATCATCGAGGCGCAAGAGCCTTCGCGCAAACGCTATGTCGCAGGCGGCCTCGGACCGACCAACCGGACGGCCTCCATCTCTCCAGATGTCAATAATCCAGGCTATCGGGCCGTGAGCTTTGATGATCTGCGCATTGCCTACGCCGACGCCGTACGCGGTCTGATTGCGGGCGGTGCAGATCTGATTTTGGTCGAGACGATTTTTGACACGCTGAACGCCAAGGCGGCGCTTTTTGCGATTGATGAAGTGTTCGATGAAGTGGGCAAAAAGCTGCCTGTGATGGTCTCGGGCACGATCACTGATTTGTCGGGACGAACCTTGTCCGGCCAGACGCCGGAAGCCTTCTGGAACTCGGTTTCTCATTCCGAACCACTGACCATCGGGCTCAACTGCGCACTCGGTGCCAGGGAAATGCGCGCGCATGTGGCCGAGCTTGGACGGGTTGCGGACACGCTGGTCTGTGCCTATCCGAACGCGGGTCTTCCCAATGAATTCGGCGAATATGACGAGAGCCCAGAGCATATGGCCGGGCTTATTCAGGAGTTTGCAGAAGCGGGGCTGGTCAATGTTGTCGGCGGTTGCTGCGGCACGACACCTGCTCACATCAAGGCAATCGCGGAAGCCGTTGAAGGGCTGCCGCCGCGTGCGATTCCGGATGTGCCGCGGCACATGCGCCTTTCCGGTCTCGAGCCTTTCGTGGTTACGCCGGAAGTCAACTTCGTCAATGTGGGCGAGCGCACCAACGTCACCGGTTCGGCAAGGTTCCGCAAGCTGATCAAGAATGGTGACTACAACACAGCGCTGGAAGTGGCACGTGACCAGGTGGAGAACGGAGCCCAGATCATCGACGTCAATATGGATGAAGGGCTGCTGGACTCAGAAGAAGCCATGGTCACCTTCCTCAATCTGATTGCTGCGGAGCCTGATATCGCGCGCGTGCCGATCATGATCGACAGTTCCAAGTGGACTGTAATCGAGGCGGGTTTGAAGTGCATTCAGGGCAAAGGCGTCGTCAATTCCATCTCCATGAAGGAAGGCGAAGAGGCCTTCATCGAACAGGCGAAACTGGTCCGGCGTTATGGCGCGGCAGTTGTTGTCATGGCGTTTGATGAACAAGGTCAAGCAGATACCTATGAGCGCAAGATCGAGATCTGCGAACGGTCTTACAGGATTCTGACCGAGAAGGTTGGCTTGCCGCCGGAAGACATCATCTTCGATCCGAACGTCTTTGCTGTCGCGACCGGCATCGAGGAACACAACAACTACGGCAACGACTTCATCGAGGCGACCGGCTGGATCCGTCAGAATCTGCCGCACGCTCATGTCTCCGGGGGCGTCTCCAACCTGTCGTTCTCTTTCCGGGGCAACGAGGGCGTGCGCGAGGCCATGCACTC is a window of Labrenzia sp. CE80 DNA encoding:
- the tsaA gene encoding tRNA (N6-threonylcarbamoyladenosine(37)-N6)-methyltransferase TrmO; this encodes MPDSARAGEKTLAQDPEDMPADAGLVFIGHITTLWQDHHACPKSGTQAQDTCTVHLDPRYQDGLKSVESCSHLIILYWMHEARRDIIIQAPAFDSVTHGCFALRSPVRPNPVSLSVVELISVNGCTLKVRGLDCLDGTPLIDIKPYFPSNDSVPEATVGWHKQRSHPDRRSTDL
- a CDS encoding DUF2336 domain-containing protein → MTQALKTELVNFQELDGGADSSRSAELARHVASLFAYTSDRCTAEQVDIYDSVLLRLISMVEVEVRSFVAEQMAGLRRGPEGTIRKLAEDEIVIAESILRCSTVLRDADLVSIAENKGDSHRLAIAKREVLSEAVTEVLVDRGDVHVKRQVAGNSGATFSDRTLMKLIGDSTADATIQMSLSERADLAEHHIKQLVRVACEEVRKALVKRGEIADAARLPEAADIAAQRMTNEYWLARYDFETARNRVLLLAKRGMVTEATLRRFAIEDRFPESVAAFAWMVRCGVEEVSHWMVRADPEPFLIIAKASGLSSITVNSLLSIGPWRHRLTPEIRATSMRTFDRMSVGEAERRMAHWGNIMLN
- a CDS encoding mechanosensitive ion channel family protein, whose amino-acid sequence is MTARTEMLHRAMLETPLRVMGLFILLVAGVFWLGLLSSNADAQGAIGILTEFSQDKTETSTAPEEAADADTAVAAETRSMDFYVARAMKARDVVKQILQSAPDLHETMGATLRSKGGHGDMGWLWATLPGAGLALLLGLACYRLVLMWGRKHFAHRYFEGVQPRADRISYLFLRALLMLAGLVVFAGVSGMILLFLNTSGPASAHQTAVVILSVTTLFLGLRIVFLNLLVPNVPSHRAFALSDADARGLYLSLIAGTAVSAVALALCTWMDKLGLPKDAHKLALIASALLSCLILSSIAVAYRKAIGALIRGEAGDAADLWRRVLSKSWHLIAVVYFLAAWAISSIRILLDLPDATGLVVAPLQALLMAIIAYGLLVLLIDRVLLPRLDTAEVQATIVADIERAEATEGEGDLDPQAALSQAEAEAADLEAHRSPYRHLLDHGASILSCFGGLVILARLWGVSITDGSTYVGGTIEILLIIFLGYMAYKAVEVAIDRRIAKEGPSEEKDEEAEVGGAGESRIATLLPIFRNFLLITIVAIAAMVVLSELGVNIAPLFAGAGVVGLAIGFGAQTLIRDIFSGAFYLLDDAFRRGEYIDIGSAKGVVERISIRSMQLRHHRGALTTIPFGEIQHVENFSRDWAMMKLAFRVTYDTDVDKMRKIIKKFGQELLDDEYYGPMFLQPLKSQGILAMEDSAMIARVKFMTKPGKQFELRKVVYAGLQDLFEKNGIKFAHKQVTVRVAGGDEKEDEESGGAPSAAVRAAAAGAAAGMLDETDLGGDDSADQL
- a CDS encoding LysR substrate-binding domain-containing protein; its protein translation is MGRRLLPPLSALPAFEAVARLGSMKAAADELGRTHGAVSKQVAHLSEDLGIPLFAKEGVGVVLTQEGRDFAATVADILDTLAESRSRFQRRADDAVIEIGISATYAMRWLMPRMPDLYQSVPGIELSFRMTGREQVPNRELDLILTWDRLNWSDGFYEDPHIRTLGEVSFGLVHAPAVVLEKTSTGYRCDTRFLQEIAPHTWAGWEEITGIRVSAEHDQAFPHLFLAIEAAVAGLGVALVEKRLVTEELTSGRLVAPFGFHRIERGFGAIITGRGRDRGKVQALLDWLERQD
- a CDS encoding metalloregulator ArsR/SmtB family transcription factor, yielding MIDQDTLSVEATLGSLRAVGEATRLRLVALLGQSELTVKDATAILGQSQPRISRHLKLLAEAGLILRFPEGSWVYYRLADGPAADFARDLVKRISASDPVLTADRERFQAIRKAKAEEAAAYFAAKAATWDTERSLHAADSDVEQALLAALGERPFQSFLDLGTGTGRLLELLSDRYVSALGIDASHDMLSVARANLARIGLSNAQVRHGDIYALNVPPRSFDVVAIHQVLHFLDDPARALAEAARALRPGGRLLIIDFAPHELEFLRETHAHRRLGFGHDQMKRWLEALDLEMDQVTDLAPQSDENTNLTVTLWLARDPRIVTDLPVADPTREVA
- the metF gene encoding methylenetetrahydrofolate reductase [NAD(P)H]; translated protein: MTRTLTKRRSRQASVAPITASFEFFPPKSEKMAESLWTTVERLAPLAPSFVSVTYGAGGSTRERTHKTVERILNETDVLPAAHLTCVGASKAEVDAIIQDYWDMGVRHLVGLRGDPLEGIGAIYRPHPEGYAYASDLVAGIKSIGDFDVSVSGYPERHPESAGWDVEIDNLKRKVDAGADRIITQYFFDNDLFEAYLERIAKAGISIPVIPGIVPIHNFEQTMVFSAKCGTSIPDWLARRFAGLQDDPDTRKLVGAAVACEQVMDLVDRGVSDFHFYTMNRADLTYAICHMLGMSNHAPEQQAA